ACCCAGATGTCCTCGTGCTTCCTGGTGGACTCGCCGCGCGACGAGCTGGACTCGATCTACGAGCGGTACCACCAGGTGGCGCGGCTGTCGAAGTTTTCCGGCGGCATCGGGATCTCCTGGAGCCGCATCCGCGGGCGCGGCGCGCTCATCCGCGGCACCAACGGCAGGTCGAACGGGATCGTGCCGTTCCTCAAGACGCTCGACGCCGGCGTGGCAGCGGTCAACCAGGGCGGCCGGCGCAAGGGCGCGGCGTGCGTGTACCTGGAGCCGTGGCACCCGGACATCGAGGAGTTTCTGGAGCTGCGGGACAACACCGGCGAGGAGGCGCGGCGCACCCACAACCTGAACCTCGCCAACTGGATACCGGACGAGTTCATGCGCCGGGTCGAGGCGGACGGCGAGTGGTCGCTGGTCGACCCGTCGGACGCGCCGGAGCTGCCGGACCTGTGGGGTGAGGAGTTCGACGAGGCGTACCGGGCCGCGGAGAAGAAGGCCGTCAAGACGGTCAAGGCGCGCGACCTGTACGGGCGGATGATGCGCACGCTCGCGCAGACCGGCAACGGCTGGATGACGTTCAAGGACCCGTCGAACCGGCTGTCCAACCAGACCGGCGAGCCGGGCAACACCATCCACCTGTCGAACCTGTGCACCGAGATCCTCGAGGTCAACAGCGACGACGAGACCGCGGTCTGCAACCTCGGCTCGATCAACCTCGGTGCGCACGTCACGGCCGACGGCGTCGACTGGGAGAAGCTGCGCGCGACCGTCGCCACCGCGGTCGTCTTCCTCGACCGGGTGATCGACCTCAACTACTACCCGAGCGCGCAGGCCGCCGCGTCGAACCCGCGGTGGCGTCCGGTCGGGCTCGGCCTGATGGGGTTGCAGGACGCGTTCTTCACGCTGCGCCTGCCGTTCGACTCGGCGCCGGCGCGGGAGCTGTCCACGCGGGTACAGGAGGAGATCTTCCTGACCGCGCTGGAGACCTCGGCCGGGCTCGCCGAGGAGCACGGGCCGCACCCGGCGTACCCGCAGACCCGCGCGGCCGGCGGCGCGCTGCACCCGGACCTGTGGGGCGTGGAGCCGACCCAGACGGAGCGCTGGGCGGCCCTGCGGGAGCGGGTCGCCGCGCACGGCCTGCGCAACTCGCTGCTGGTGGCGATCGCGCCGACGGCGACGATCGCGTCGATCGCCGGCTGCTACGAGTGCATCGAGCCGCAGGTGTCCAACCTCTTCAAACGCGAGACGATGTCGGGCGAGTTCCTTCAGATCAACACCTATCTGGTACGGGAGCTGAAGGCCCGCGGCCTGTGGACCGCACCGATCCGGGAGCAGATCAAGCGGGCCGAGGGTTCCGTGCAGGGCATCGCCGACCTGCCGCAGGACGTGCGCGACCTGTTCCGCACCGCGTGGGAGCTGCCGCAGCGGGCCCTGATCGACCTGGCCTCGGCCCGGGCGCCGTACGTGGACCAGTCCCAGTCGCTGAACCTGTTCATGAGCGCGCCGACGATCGGCAAGCTCTCCTCGATGTACCTGCACGCCTGGAAATCCGGCCTGAAGACCACCTACTACCTGCGGTCGCGGCCGGCGACCCGGATCCAGCAGGCGACCGTGGCGGTCACCCTCCCGACCGAGGCCGTGGCCTGCTCCCTGGAAAACCCCGAGACCTGCGAGGCGTGTCAGTGAGCTTGCTCGATCCCGGCATGGACCTGACCCTGCGGCCGATGCGTTACCCCGAGTTCTTCGACCGCTTCAAGGACGCCATCAAGAACACCTGGACGGTGGAGGAGGTCGACCTGCACTCCGACCTCGCCGACCTGGCCCGGCTCTCGCCGGCCGAGCAGCACCTGGTCAGCCGCCTTGTCGCGTTCTTCGCCACCGGCGACACCATCGTCGCCAACAACCTTGTGCTCAACCTCTACCAGCACGTCAACTCGCCGGAGGGGCGGCTCTACCTGTCGCGGCAGCTGTTCGAGGAGGCCGTGCACGTCCAGTTCTACCTGAACCTGCTGGACACGTACGTGCCCGACGAGCAGCAGCGCTTCGAGGCGTTCGCCGCCGTGGAAAACATCCCGTCGATCGCGCGCAAGGCCGAGTTCTGCTTCAAGTGGATCGACTCGGTCTTCGCGCTGCGTCGACTGTCCACACGGGAGGATCGGCGGGCGTTCCTGCTCAACCTGATCTGCTTCGCCGCCTGCATCGAAGGGCTGTTCTTCTACGGCGCGTTCGCGTACGTGTACTTCCTGCGCTCGCGCGGGCTGCTGCACGGCCTCGCCTCCGGCACCAACTGGGTCTTCCGCGACGAGTCGATGCACATGGCGTTCGCGTTCGACGTGGTGGAGACGGTGCGCCGCGAGGAGCCTGACCTGTTCGACGCCGAGATGGAACGCCAGGTCACCGAGATGCTGGCCGAGGCGGTCGAGTGCGAGGTCCAGTTCGCCGAGGACCTGCTCGGCCAGGGTGTGTCCGGCATGGCCCTGTCCGACATGCGCGAGTACCTGCAGCACGTCGCCGACCGCCGGCTCGCCGTGCTCGGCATCGCGCCGATGTACCAGAGCAAGAACCCGTTCGCGTTCATGGAGCTGCAGGACGTGCAGGAGCTGTCCAACTTCTTCGAGCGGCGGGTCTCGGCGTACCAGGTCGGTGTCTCCGGCACGGTCAGCTTCGACGACGACTTCTGACCGGTCAGCTCCGGCCGCTGTCCCGGGCGACGCCCTCGCCCGGGACGGCGGTGACGCCGGTGAAGGCGGCGAGGATGCGATCCGCGGCCTGCGCGGGCGTGAGGCTGCCGTCCAGTACCTGGCGCTCGGCCTGCGGGGCGACCGCGGTGACCGCCGGATCGGACCGCAGCCGGTCCACGAGGTTGCGGCGCACGGTGGCCCACACCCAGCCGATCTGCTGGCGGCTGCGGCGCTGCTCCAGCTCGCCCGAGGCGGCCAGCGTGTCGTGGTGCCGCAGCAGGTGCCGCCACACGTCGTCAAGGCCGGTGCCCTCGATCGCGCTGCAGGTGACGACCGGCGGCTGCCACGAGCCGTCGGGTCCGCGCAGCAGCCGTAGGGCGCCGGCCAGCTCCCGGGCGGCGCGGCGGGCGTCGGCGGCGTGCGGGCCGTCGGCCTTGTTCACCGCGATCACGTCGGCGATCTCCAGCACGCCCTTCTTGATGCCCTGCAGCTGGTCGCCGGTCCGGGCCAGGGCGAGCAGCAGGAACGTGTCGACCATCTCGGCGACCGTGATCTCCGACTGGCCGACACCGACGGTCTCCACGATCACGACGTCGTAGCCGGCCGCTTCGACGACCGCGATGGCCTCGCGGGTGGCGTTGGCGACGCCGCCGAGGGTGCCGGCGGTCGGCGACGGGCGGACGAACGCGTGCGGGTCGGTGGCCAGGCGGGACATCCGGGTCTTGTCGCCCAGGATGCTGCCGCCGGTACGGGTGGAGGACGGGTCGACCGCGAGGACGGCGACCCGGTGCCCGGCGGCCGTGAGCATGCTGCCGAGCGCGTCGATGAAGGTCGACTTGCCCACGCCCGGTACCCCGGTGACGCCGACGCGCCGGGTGCCGGCCGGCGCCGGGCCGAGCGCGACGAGCAGCCGCTGGGCCAGCGCGCGATGGTCCGGCCGGGTCGACTCGACAAGCGTTATCGCGCGACCGAGGAAGGCCCGCGAGCCCGACCGCACCCCGGCCGCGTACTCCTCGACATCGACAGCCCGTCCCGGGCTCATGGAGCCGGGTGGCCGAGGCGCGTGGAGAGCTGGGCGAGCAGGTCGAGGGCCGCGTCGGCGATCACGGTGCCGGGCGGGAAGATGGCGGCCGCGCCGGCGGCGCGCAGGGTCTCGTGGTCCTGCGGCGGGATGACCCCGCCGACGATCACCATGATGTCGTCGCGGCCCAGAGCGGCCAGCTCGTCGCGCAGCGCCGGCACGAGGGTCAGGTGCCCCGCCGCGAGGCTGGAGACGCCGACGATGTGCACGTCGGCCTCGACCGCCTGCCGCGCCACCTCGCCGGGTGTCTGAAACAGCGGACCCACGTCGACGTCGAAGCCGAGGTCGGCGAAGGCGGTCGCGATCACCTTCTGGCCGCGGTCGTGCCCGTCCTGCCCCATCTTCGCGACCAGGATCCGCGGCTGCCGCCCCTCGGCCTCGGCGAACGCGGCGGCCGCCGCGCGCACCTTGTCGATGTTGGCGCCCGGCCCGGCCTCGTCGCGGTACACGCCGGTGATCGTACGGATCCTCGCCGCGTGCCGCCCGTACACCCGCTCCAGCGCGCCGGAGATCTCCCCGACGGTCGCCTTCGCCCGCGCGGCCTCGATCGCGACCGCGAGCAGGTTCTGCTCCAGGCCGGGCCCGCGCGAGCCGTCCTGCGCGGCGCCGGCGGCGCGGGTGAGCGCGTCAAGCGCGGCCGCGCACGCCGCCTCGTCGCGGTCGGCGCGCAGTCGCCGCAGCTTCTCCAGCTGCTGCGCCCGTACCGCGCCGTTGTCAACCTTGAGCACGTCGATCGGCTGGTCCGCGTCGGGCCGGTACTTGTTGACGCCGATCACCGGCTGCCGGCCCGAGTCGATCCGCGCCTGCGTGCGGGCGGCGGCCTCCTCCACCCGCAGCTTCGGGATGCCCTCGTCGATCGCGCGGGCCATCCCGCCGGCGGCCTCCACCTCGCTGATGTGCTCCCACGCCCGCGCCGCGAGGTCGTGGGTGAGCTTCTCGACGTACGCGCTGCCGCCCCACGGGTCGATCACCCGCGTGGTACCGGACTCCTGCTGGAGCACCAGCTGCGTGTTGCGGGCGATCCGCGCGGAGAAGTCGGTGGGCAGCGCGAGCGCCTCGTCCAGCGCGTTGGTGTGCAGCGACTGCGTGTGCCCCTGCGTGGCGGCCATCGCCTCGACGCACGTGCGCACCACGTTGTTGAACACGTCCTGCGCGGTCAGCGACCACCCGGAGGTCTGGCAGTGCGCGCGCAGGCTCAGCGACTTGGGGTCCGTCGCGCCGAAGTCGCGGACCAGCCGGGCCCACAGCAGCCGGGCCGCGCGCAGCTTGGCGACCTCCATGAAGAAGTTCATGCCGATGGCCCAGAAGAACGAGAGCCGCGGCGCGAACGCGTCGATGGAAAGCCCCGCGTCCCGGCCGGCGCGCAGGTACTCGACGCCGTCCGCGAGCGTGTACGCCAGCTCCAGGTCGGCGGTCGCCCCGGCCTCCTGGATGTGGTAGCCGGAGATCGAGATCGAGTTGAAGCGCGGCATCTTCTGCGAGGTGTACGCGAAGATGTCGGAGATGATCCGCATCGACGGCTGCGGCGGGTAGATGTACGTGTTGCGGACCATGAACTCTTTGAGGATGTCGTTCTGGATGGTCCCGGACAGCTGCTCCGGCGCGACACCCTGCTCCTGCGCGGCGACGATGTAGAGCGCCAGCACCGGCAGCACGGCGCCGTTCATCGTCATCGACACGCTCATCCGGTCCAGCGGGATGCCGTCGAAGAGCTGCCGCATGTCGTAGATGGAGTCGATGGCCACGCCCGCCATGCCCACGTCGCCGGCCACGCGCGGGTGGTCGGAGTCGTACCCGCGGTGCGTGGGCAGGTCGAACGCGATCGACAGCCCTTTCTGGCCGGCGGCGAGGTTGCGCCGGTAGAACGCGTTCGACTCCTCGGCCGTGGAGAAGCCGGCGTACTGGCGGATCGTCCACGGCTGGGTCGTATACATCGTCGGGTACGGCCCGCGCAGGTAGGGCGCGATCCCGGGGTAGGTGTCGAGGAAGTCGACGCCGTCCAGGTCGGCGGCGGTGTAGAGGGCGGGTACCGCGATCCCCTCCGGCGTCTGCCAGGCGAACGCCTCGGGGTCCTTGCCGGTCTCCGCCCGTACCGCGGCCTCCCAGCGGGACACGTCGCCGTCCGCGGCGGCCTCGCCGAGCACCGCCGAGGAAAAGTCCGGGATCGTCACGGCACCCCCAGCTCGCGCAGCGTGGTCTCCAGCACGTCGACGGCGTCGCAACCGCTGTACAGGTAGCCGTCCACCGCCTCGTACCCGCCGGGCTTGCCGGCCAGCCAGATCCGGCGGGCACCGGCGGCGGCCAGCGCCCTC
This genomic stretch from Phytohabitans houttuyneae harbors:
- a CDS encoding ribonucleoside-diphosphate reductase subunit alpha encodes the protein MQVRKRNGDTEPVDVNKIVRAVERWVADLDEVDPLRVATKTISGLYDGATTAELDKLSIQTAAELIGEEPQYSKLAARLLSSYVDKEVRGQGVASFSQCVRYAHGLGLIGDGVAGFVSRNARKLDDAVDLAGDLRFEYFGLRTVADRYLLRHPQTRLVVETPQYWLLRVACGLSRTPAEAIGFYRLMSSLAYLPSSPTLFNSGTRHTQMSSCFLVDSPRDELDSIYERYHQVARLSKFSGGIGISWSRIRGRGALIRGTNGRSNGIVPFLKTLDAGVAAVNQGGRRKGAACVYLEPWHPDIEEFLELRDNTGEEARRTHNLNLANWIPDEFMRRVEADGEWSLVDPSDAPELPDLWGEEFDEAYRAAEKKAVKTVKARDLYGRMMRTLAQTGNGWMTFKDPSNRLSNQTGEPGNTIHLSNLCTEILEVNSDDETAVCNLGSINLGAHVTADGVDWEKLRATVATAVVFLDRVIDLNYYPSAQAAASNPRWRPVGLGLMGLQDAFFTLRLPFDSAPARELSTRVQEEIFLTALETSAGLAEEHGPHPAYPQTRAAGGALHPDLWGVEPTQTERWAALRERVAAHGLRNSLLVAIAPTATIASIAGCYECIEPQVSNLFKRETMSGEFLQINTYLVRELKARGLWTAPIREQIKRAEGSVQGIADLPQDVRDLFRTAWELPQRALIDLASARAPYVDQSQSLNLFMSAPTIGKLSSMYLHAWKSGLKTTYYLRSRPATRIQQATVAVTLPTEAVACSLENPETCEACQ
- a CDS encoding ribonucleotide-diphosphate reductase subunit beta → MDLTLRPMRYPEFFDRFKDAIKNTWTVEEVDLHSDLADLARLSPAEQHLVSRLVAFFATGDTIVANNLVLNLYQHVNSPEGRLYLSRQLFEEAVHVQFYLNLLDTYVPDEQQRFEAFAAVENIPSIARKAEFCFKWIDSVFALRRLSTREDRRAFLLNLICFAACIEGLFFYGAFAYVYFLRSRGLLHGLASGTNWVFRDESMHMAFAFDVVETVRREEPDLFDAEMERQVTEMLAEAVECEVQFAEDLLGQGVSGMALSDMREYLQHVADRRLAVLGIAPMYQSKNPFAFMELQDVQELSNFFERRVSAYQVGVSGTVSFDDDF
- the meaB gene encoding methylmalonyl Co-A mutase-associated GTPase MeaB, giving the protein MSPGRAVDVEEYAAGVRSGSRAFLGRAITLVESTRPDHRALAQRLLVALGPAPAGTRRVGVTGVPGVGKSTFIDALGSMLTAAGHRVAVLAVDPSSTRTGGSILGDKTRMSRLATDPHAFVRPSPTAGTLGGVANATREAIAVVEAAGYDVVIVETVGVGQSEITVAEMVDTFLLLALARTGDQLQGIKKGVLEIADVIAVNKADGPHAADARRAARELAGALRLLRGPDGSWQPPVVTCSAIEGTGLDDVWRHLLRHHDTLAASGELEQRRSRQQIGWVWATVRRNLVDRLRSDPAVTAVAPQAERQVLDGSLTPAQAADRILAAFTGVTAVPGEGVARDSGRS
- the scpA gene encoding methylmalonyl-CoA mutase, whose translation is MTIPDFSSAVLGEAAADGDVSRWEAAVRAETGKDPEAFAWQTPEGIAVPALYTAADLDGVDFLDTYPGIAPYLRGPYPTMYTTQPWTIRQYAGFSTAEESNAFYRRNLAAGQKGLSIAFDLPTHRGYDSDHPRVAGDVGMAGVAIDSIYDMRQLFDGIPLDRMSVSMTMNGAVLPVLALYIVAAQEQGVAPEQLSGTIQNDILKEFMVRNTYIYPPQPSMRIISDIFAYTSQKMPRFNSISISGYHIQEAGATADLELAYTLADGVEYLRAGRDAGLSIDAFAPRLSFFWAIGMNFFMEVAKLRAARLLWARLVRDFGATDPKSLSLRAHCQTSGWSLTAQDVFNNVVRTCVEAMAATQGHTQSLHTNALDEALALPTDFSARIARNTQLVLQQESGTTRVIDPWGGSAYVEKLTHDLAARAWEHISEVEAAGGMARAIDEGIPKLRVEEAAARTQARIDSGRQPVIGVNKYRPDADQPIDVLKVDNGAVRAQQLEKLRRLRADRDEAACAAALDALTRAAGAAQDGSRGPGLEQNLLAVAIEAARAKATVGEISGALERVYGRHAARIRTITGVYRDEAGPGANIDKVRAAAAAFAEAEGRQPRILVAKMGQDGHDRGQKVIATAFADLGFDVDVGPLFQTPGEVARQAVEADVHIVGVSSLAAGHLTLVPALRDELAALGRDDIMVIVGGVIPPQDHETLRAAGAAAIFPPGTVIADAALDLLAQLSTRLGHPAP